The Pseudomonas eucalypticola genome has a window encoding:
- a CDS encoding lipopolysaccharide biosynthesis protein, with protein MKKLSVVHNTTISYLGQAYTLLVGILIMPFYLGHLGAEVYGLIGFYAVLQAWLTLLDAGMSPSLVREIAHHQGSARQLRKSGWLLRSFELIFVPLALVCVLGVWLASPWIAGQWLNAQHLAPQTLAHCVALMGVMVALRLYATLYKSGLQGLELHAWLNAANVLIATLRYFGGLALVAWVSQDPIVFFQFQVAVALLETLIFAVKAWRMLPAPHWYSGFNQALIKPVLPFAASLSLSSVLWILLTQLDKVLLSSHLTLKDYGYFSLVALISTGIIMLINPLVQTLLPRMTALMAEGRDADMRRLYLDAHRFIATFIVPLSAVIALHGDALVFAWSGDRAAAHWVGPVLFWYALGSGILSLSGFQFYLQYAYGRVHLHLWYSLASAVVTVPVLVVAVQFHGALGAAIAWFALRLVSFAFWPAFIHRRLAPGLHRQWLHDVLRISLMSALGLAVTQPLVQAMAGDNRLQTFLALALCGLISLLLVAGSHRPSLQRVLLIFNRVSAQR; from the coding sequence ATGAAAAAGCTTTCGGTGGTTCACAACACCACCATCAGCTACCTGGGGCAGGCCTACACGCTGCTGGTGGGTATTCTGATCATGCCGTTCTACCTCGGTCACCTGGGCGCCGAGGTGTATGGCCTGATTGGTTTCTACGCAGTGCTGCAGGCCTGGCTGACACTGCTGGACGCGGGCATGTCGCCGTCGCTGGTGCGCGAGATCGCGCACCACCAGGGCAGCGCCCGGCAGCTGCGCAAGTCGGGGTGGTTGCTGCGCTCCTTCGAGCTGATTTTCGTGCCCCTGGCGCTGGTGTGCGTGCTGGGGGTGTGGCTGGCCAGCCCCTGGATCGCCGGGCAATGGCTCAACGCACAGCACCTGGCGCCGCAGACCCTGGCCCACTGTGTAGCCCTGATGGGGGTGATGGTCGCCCTCAGGCTCTACGCCACCCTGTACAAGAGTGGCCTGCAAGGCCTGGAACTGCATGCCTGGCTCAATGCGGCCAATGTGCTGATCGCCACCCTGCGCTATTTCGGCGGCCTGGCCCTGGTGGCATGGGTGTCCCAGGACCCGATCGTGTTCTTCCAGTTTCAGGTGGCCGTGGCCTTGCTGGAAACGCTGATCTTCGCTGTGAAGGCCTGGCGCATGCTGCCGGCGCCCCACTGGTACAGCGGCTTCAATCAGGCCTTGATAAAGCCGGTATTGCCCTTCGCCGCCAGCCTGTCGCTCAGCTCGGTGTTGTGGATACTGCTGACACAGCTGGACAAGGTGCTGCTGTCCTCGCACCTGACCCTCAAGGACTACGGCTACTTTTCCCTGGTGGCGCTGATCAGCACCGGCATCATCATGCTGATCAACCCCCTGGTGCAGACCTTGCTGCCGCGCATGACCGCCCTGATGGCAGAAGGGCGCGATGCCGACATGCGTCGCCTTTACCTGGACGCGCACCGCTTCATCGCCACTTTCATCGTGCCACTGTCAGCGGTTATCGCCCTGCATGGTGATGCCCTGGTCTTCGCCTGGAGCGGCGACCGCGCCGCGGCCCACTGGGTGGGGCCCGTACTGTTCTGGTACGCGCTGGGCAGCGGGATCCTGAGTTTGAGCGGCTTTCAGTTTTACCTCCAATACGCCTATGGCCGCGTGCACTTGCACCTCTGGTACAGCCTGGCTTCGGCCGTGGTGACCGTTCCAGTGCTGGTGGTGGCCGTGCAGTTCCATGGCGCGCTGGGTGCCGCGATCGCCTGGTTTGCCCTGCGCCTGGTGTCGTTTGCCTTCTGGCCAGCGTTCATCCACCGCCGCCTGGCACCAGGGCTGCACCGCCAGTGGCTGCACGACGTGCTGCGCATCAGCCTGATGAGCGCACTGGGGCTGGCAGTGACCCAGCCCCTGGTACAGGCCATGGCCGGCGACAACCGTTTGCAGACCTTCCTGGCCCTGGCCCTCTGCGGCCTGATCAGCCTGTTGTTGGTCGCCGGCAGCCACCGGCCCTCGCTGCAACGTGTCCTTCTCATCTTCAACCGTGTGAGCGCGCAACGATGA
- a CDS encoding glycosyltransferase family 2 protein → MNSRPESDIMKNWGPAREPLLSIVCPTYNHEHFVAQTLDSFLAQQTDFPFEVVINDDCSTDGTAAIVADYARRYPGIIRPQFQSENQYQQGNHPCPGLFRLSRGKYIAFCEGDDYWTDPFKLQKQVDFLEHHLDYVITYHDAVAFNEHGMQGVQLQGKGQRDATSLELMQGRPISTLTTCFRNVLHEMPRELAGAPLTDLVWWALLGAHGKGKYLGDIAPAAYRVHSGGVFSMRSDKKKLQMTLHTYGALANYYFRIGNVPLYEHCQVQLFGLSISAISPLKKLLALALVARNVSVNLLRRATSSTARG, encoded by the coding sequence ATGAACAGCAGACCCGAAAGCGACATCATGAAAAACTGGGGCCCGGCACGCGAGCCGCTGCTGAGCATCGTCTGCCCTACCTACAACCACGAACACTTCGTGGCTCAGACGCTGGACAGCTTCCTGGCCCAGCAGACCGACTTCCCGTTCGAAGTCGTCATCAACGATGACTGCTCCACCGACGGTACCGCGGCCATCGTCGCCGACTATGCCCGGCGCTACCCCGGCATCATCCGCCCGCAGTTCCAGAGCGAGAACCAGTACCAGCAAGGCAACCATCCTTGCCCCGGCCTGTTTCGCCTGTCGCGCGGCAAGTACATCGCGTTCTGCGAAGGCGATGACTACTGGACCGACCCTTTCAAACTGCAAAAGCAGGTCGACTTCCTCGAGCACCACCTGGATTACGTGATCACTTACCACGACGCCGTGGCGTTCAACGAGCACGGCATGCAGGGGGTGCAGTTGCAGGGCAAGGGCCAGCGCGATGCCACCAGCCTGGAGTTGATGCAGGGGCGGCCCATTTCCACCCTCACCACTTGCTTTCGCAACGTGCTGCACGAAATGCCCCGCGAACTGGCGGGCGCGCCACTGACTGACCTGGTGTGGTGGGCCCTGCTGGGGGCCCACGGCAAGGGCAAGTACCTGGGTGACATCGCGCCCGCGGCCTACCGGGTACACAGCGGCGGCGTGTTCTCCATGCGCTCGGACAAGAAGAAGTTGCAGATGACCCTGCACACCTATGGCGCATTGGCCAATTACTACTTTCGCATTGGCAACGTGCCGCTCTACGAGCACTGCCAGGTGCAGCTGTTCGGCCTGTCGATCTCCGCCATTTCGCCCCTGAAGAAACTGCTGGCCCTGGCCCTGGTGGCCCGCAATGTCAGCGTCAACCTGCTGCGCCGCGCCACCTCGTCGACCGCCCGGGGCTGA
- a CDS encoding polysaccharide biosynthesis tyrosine autokinase, which yields MTAMNRSSLEHYQDTQLDLATLLRTLIDHKRLIAGVVGSFAVAGLAFAFLATPSYQANVMIQIEPRRVGLDNTPEINTKPNAVSQATAEIELIRSRAVLGQVVNELNLDVVHKPNYLPGIGAFMARHFKPTANEPLAAPLLGLDSFAWGGEKLDVSTLEVPESLLGKKMTLVAGEHGQYRLLDSDGDALLTGQVGEMAAAGGISLQVDTLQARPGTEFTVARNRALVTQLEYQTKLKVAEAGKDSGIVYLSLEDPDPAQANRVLNEVSRLYVRQNLERTSAEAEQRLQFLRSQLPIVRGELTKAEDALHDYQMRSKSVDISQETSSLLTQVVSVDNQISELKLKRADLDRLYTRQHPTQVALTNQINQLEAQKASMQSRVHNLPETQQELLRLTREQQVTNQTYTQLLNKTQEQDIIRAGNIGNVHIIDKADANVEEPVKPMKKLIVLISILLGGLVAVAIIFVRQAFDRGIVNPDDIENLGIPVYASVPLSRLQDRLNKGRAPRKGTSDTRLLSVAEPGELAVESLRSLRTSLHFAMMEARNNILMISSPSPAVGKSFISANLAVTIAQAGKKVLLIDADMRKGYLHKVVGLQPRHGLSDALAARLSNREVVNATAVDNLHFISCGFAAPNPSELLMHDNFNKLLRELAPKYDLVIIDTPPIMAVTDAALVGRQSGTTLLVARFGKSSAKELEVAKRRLAQNGVLVKGAIFNGVQRKASTAEYDCSAYDYSPNKK from the coding sequence ATGACTGCGATGAACCGCTCCTCCCTTGAGCACTACCAGGACACTCAGTTAGACCTGGCGACCCTGTTGCGCACCCTGATCGACCACAAGCGCCTGATCGCGGGCGTGGTAGGCAGCTTCGCGGTGGCGGGCCTGGCTTTCGCCTTCCTGGCCACGCCCAGCTACCAGGCCAACGTGATGATCCAGATCGAACCCCGGCGAGTGGGGCTGGACAACACGCCCGAGATCAACACCAAGCCCAACGCCGTGTCCCAGGCGACTGCCGAGATCGAACTGATCCGCTCGCGCGCCGTGCTGGGCCAGGTGGTCAACGAGCTGAACCTGGACGTGGTCCACAAGCCCAACTACCTGCCGGGCATCGGTGCCTTCATGGCCCGCCACTTCAAGCCTACCGCCAATGAGCCGCTGGCCGCGCCCCTGCTGGGCTTGGACAGCTTTGCCTGGGGCGGTGAGAAACTGGACGTGTCGACCCTGGAAGTGCCCGAAAGCCTGCTAGGCAAGAAAATGACCCTGGTGGCCGGCGAACACGGCCAATACCGGCTGCTGGACAGCGACGGCGACGCCCTGCTGACCGGGCAAGTGGGAGAGATGGCAGCCGCGGGCGGAATCAGCCTGCAAGTGGACACCCTGCAAGCGCGCCCCGGCACTGAGTTCACCGTGGCGCGTAACCGCGCCCTGGTCACCCAACTGGAGTACCAGACCAAGCTCAAGGTGGCCGAAGCTGGCAAGGATTCGGGCATCGTCTACCTGTCCCTGGAGGACCCGGACCCCGCCCAGGCCAACCGCGTGCTCAACGAGGTCAGCCGCCTGTATGTGCGCCAGAACCTGGAACGCACCTCGGCCGAAGCCGAGCAACGCCTGCAATTCCTGCGGTCGCAACTGCCCATTGTCCGCGGTGAACTGACCAAGGCAGAAGACGCGCTGCACGACTACCAGATGCGCAGCAAATCGGTGGATATCTCCCAGGAAACCAGCTCGTTGCTGACGCAAGTGGTCAGCGTCGACAACCAGATCTCCGAGCTCAAGCTCAAACGCGCCGACCTGGACCGCCTGTACACCCGCCAGCACCCCACCCAGGTGGCGCTGACCAACCAGATCAACCAGCTCGAAGCGCAGAAAGCTTCCATGCAGAGCCGCGTGCACAACCTGCCTGAAACCCAGCAGGAACTGCTGCGCCTGACCCGGGAACAGCAGGTCACCAACCAGACCTACACGCAACTGCTGAACAAGACCCAGGAACAGGACATCATCCGCGCCGGTAACATCGGCAACGTGCACATCATCGACAAGGCCGACGCCAACGTCGAAGAGCCGGTCAAGCCGATGAAGAAGCTGATCGTGCTGATCTCCATCCTGCTTGGCGGCCTGGTCGCCGTGGCCATCATCTTCGTGCGCCAGGCCTTCGACCGCGGCATCGTCAACCCCGATGATATCGAGAACCTGGGGATTCCGGTGTACGCCTCGGTCCCCCTGTCGCGGCTGCAAGACCGCCTCAACAAAGGCCGCGCGCCGCGCAAAGGCACCAGCGACACCCGTCTGCTCAGTGTCGCCGAGCCAGGCGAGCTGGCCGTGGAGTCGCTGCGTAGCCTGCGTACCAGCCTGCACTTCGCGATGATGGAAGCACGCAACAACATCCTGATGATTTCCAGCCCCAGCCCAGCGGTGGGCAAGTCCTTCATCAGCGCCAACCTGGCCGTGACCATCGCCCAGGCCGGCAAGAAAGTACTGCTGATCGACGCCGACATGCGCAAGGGCTACTTGCACAAGGTAGTGGGCCTGCAACCGCGCCACGGCCTCTCCGACGCCCTGGCCGCGCGCCTGAGCAACCGCGAAGTCGTCAACGCCACCGCGGTGGACAACCTGCACTTCATCTCCTGCGGCTTCGCGGCGCCCAACCCGTCCGAACTGCTGATGCACGACAACTTCAACAAGCTGTTGCGCGAACTGGCGCCCAAGTACGACCTGGTGATCATCGACACCCCGCCCATCATGGCCGTCACCGACGCCGCCCTGGTGGGCCGCCAGTCGGGCACCACCCTGCTGGTGGCGCGCTTCGGCAAGAGCTCGGCCAAGGAACTGGAAGTCGCCAAGCGCCGCCTTGCCCAGAACGGCGTGCTGGTCAAGGGCGCGATTTTCAACGGTGTGCAACGCAAGGCGTCCACCGCCGAATACGACTGCTCCGCCTACGACTACAGCCCGAACAAGAAATAA
- the rfaH gene encoding transcription/translation regulatory transformer protein RfaH, with the protein MSYLNDSSNWYLIQTKPRQEARAEEHLARQHFECFRPLKPALDKPRKAAEEELFPGYLFIRLDQGDSWYPIRSTRGVCRIVAFGGAPCPVPDSLIAQIRRRLATPEPQPSFNQGEAVLVHTGGSDIQAIFLSDDGQERAVILLNLLQREQRISLPKSSLSRMALPAC; encoded by the coding sequence ATGAGCTACCTGAATGACAGTTCCAACTGGTACCTGATCCAGACCAAGCCGCGCCAGGAAGCCCGCGCCGAAGAACACCTGGCGCGCCAGCACTTCGAATGCTTTCGCCCTCTGAAACCAGCGTTGGACAAGCCGCGCAAGGCCGCTGAAGAAGAGCTGTTTCCCGGCTACCTGTTCATCCGCCTGGACCAGGGTGACAGCTGGTACCCCATTCGTTCCACCCGCGGCGTGTGCCGCATCGTCGCCTTCGGCGGCGCCCCGTGCCCCGTCCCCGACAGCCTGATCGCGCAGATCCGGCGGCGCCTGGCCACACCCGAACCACAGCCCAGTTTCAACCAGGGCGAAGCGGTCCTGGTGCATACCGGCGGCAGCGACATCCAGGCCATCTTCCTCAGCGACGACGGTCAGGAACGCGCGGTCATCCTGCTCAACCTGCTGCAACGCGAACAACGCATCAGCCTGCCCAAGAGCAGCCTGTCGCGCATGGCCTTGCCAGCCTGCTGA
- a CDS encoding glycosyltransferase, which produces MPATTTLVTLTYGDRLHYLQALIERSLSCAEIAQVIVVSNASRSDLGQLLLRWPNQVTVIDLPANTGSANGYAVGIAAALEAGAEYIWLMDDDNAPTPGAVEQLHQRLAECARKLGRAQVAVLGFRPTHQADIAAGVPRRHAFPHRSSCFGFHIAQLPYKLWRRTPWGKPHAEALHHSLVKLPFATYGGLLGHRAMYENIGLPRADMVLYADDTEYTRRITASGGHIFLVTDALLEDLEHSWNIKARTNNIYETFLMGDSDMRAYYTARNQAWFDKFVWARWGWLYHLNRAVFMTLLRLVALRRGTHQRLALLQQAIADGESGRLGLNKSFPL; this is translated from the coding sequence ATGCCCGCCACCACGACCCTGGTCACCCTGACCTACGGTGACCGTCTTCACTACCTGCAAGCGCTGATCGAGCGCTCGCTGAGCTGCGCCGAGATCGCCCAGGTGATTGTGGTCAGCAACGCCTCGCGCTCCGACCTGGGCCAGTTGCTGTTGCGCTGGCCCAACCAGGTCACGGTGATCGACCTGCCGGCCAATACCGGCTCGGCCAACGGTTATGCAGTGGGTATCGCCGCCGCGCTGGAGGCGGGTGCCGAATACATCTGGTTGATGGACGATGACAACGCCCCCACCCCCGGCGCGGTCGAACAATTACACCAGCGCCTGGCCGAGTGCGCACGCAAACTGGGCCGTGCCCAGGTCGCCGTGCTGGGCTTTCGCCCTACCCACCAGGCTGACATTGCCGCCGGTGTGCCGCGCCGCCATGCGTTTCCCCACCGGTCCAGCTGCTTCGGCTTTCACATTGCCCAGTTGCCTTACAAATTGTGGCGCCGCACCCCGTGGGGCAAACCCCATGCCGAAGCCCTGCATCACAGCCTGGTGAAACTGCCGTTCGCCACCTACGGCGGCTTGCTGGGCCACCGGGCCATGTACGAAAACATCGGCCTGCCCCGCGCCGACATGGTGCTGTATGCCGACGACACCGAATACACCCGGCGCATCACCGCCAGCGGCGGGCACATTTTCCTGGTCACCGATGCGTTGCTCGAAGACCTGGAGCATTCCTGGAACATCAAGGCCCGCACCAACAACATCTACGAGACTTTCCTGATGGGTGATTCCGACATGCGCGCCTACTACACCGCCCGCAACCAGGCCTGGTTCGATAAATTCGTCTGGGCGCGATGGGGCTGGCTCTACCACCTCAACCGCGCCGTGTTCATGACCCTGTTGCGCCTGGTGGCCCTGCGCCGTGGCACGCACCAGCGCTTGGCACTGCTGCAGCAAGCCATTGCCGACGGCGAGTCCGGGCGGCTGGGCCTCAACAAGTCGTTTCCGCTATGA
- a CDS encoding glycosyltransferase family 4 protein, translating to MNVLFLSSLYAPNIGGGAEIVLQRTVEGLHQRGMNVCVLTTGAEPGLVEDQVKGVKVYRAGLLNTYWHFSDQRPNALARLSWHVRDRYNMGMRAYVRQVMRMENIGLVVCHNLGGWSVAVWDEISKAGVPIVQVLHDMYLLCPGSLMFKKRQCCGGPCTLCSTLRQGHAERSAQVDAVVGVSHFLLDRLQNARFFRNASAHVIYNASPKVEEVQRPHPQGRLADSEPLRFGYLGTLSDHKGVRWMIEQFKRLPFNATLQIAGRGQQDYEREIRQLAEADENIHFVGYQSPESFYRQIDVALVPSLWNEPFGMVAVEACAHSVPVIASHRGGLPEIIREGINGLLCDPDEPESLALAMLRLYRQPELRRQLAAQARASVAPLLDMDRMLDGYQQLFSQVYQNKGTFHESQPASEPL from the coding sequence ATGAACGTGCTGTTCCTCTCCAGCCTGTATGCGCCGAACATCGGCGGTGGGGCTGAAATCGTGCTGCAACGCACGGTCGAAGGGTTGCACCAACGTGGCATGAATGTCTGCGTACTGACCACGGGCGCCGAGCCGGGGCTGGTGGAAGATCAGGTCAAGGGTGTGAAGGTGTACCGCGCCGGCCTGCTCAACACCTACTGGCACTTCAGCGACCAGCGCCCCAACGCCCTGGCGCGCCTGAGCTGGCACGTGCGTGACCGCTACAACATGGGCATGCGTGCCTATGTGCGCCAAGTGATGAGGATGGAAAACATCGGCCTGGTGGTGTGCCACAACCTGGGTGGCTGGTCGGTGGCAGTGTGGGACGAAATCTCCAAGGCCGGGGTGCCCATCGTGCAGGTACTGCACGACATGTACCTGCTGTGCCCTGGCAGCCTGATGTTCAAGAAGCGCCAATGCTGCGGCGGCCCCTGCACCTTGTGCAGCACCCTGCGTCAAGGCCATGCCGAGCGCTCGGCGCAGGTGGACGCGGTGGTGGGTGTCAGCCACTTTCTGCTCGACCGCCTGCAGAACGCGCGGTTTTTCCGCAACGCCAGCGCCCATGTCATCTACAACGCCAGCCCCAAGGTGGAAGAAGTGCAGCGCCCTCACCCCCAGGGCCGCCTTGCCGACAGTGAGCCACTGCGGTTCGGTTACCTGGGCACCCTGTCGGACCACAAGGGCGTGCGCTGGATGATCGAGCAGTTCAAACGCCTGCCGTTCAACGCCACGCTGCAGATCGCCGGGCGCGGGCAACAGGACTATGAACGCGAAATCCGCCAGTTGGCCGAGGCCGACGAAAATATCCATTTCGTTGGCTACCAGTCGCCTGAAAGCTTTTACCGGCAGATCGACGTCGCCCTGGTGCCGTCACTGTGGAACGAGCCATTCGGCATGGTCGCGGTCGAGGCCTGTGCCCATTCGGTACCCGTGATCGCCAGCCACCGCGGTGGCCTGCCGGAAATCATCCGCGAAGGCATCAACGGCCTGTTGTGCGACCCCGACGAGCCGGAGTCGCTGGCCCTGGCCATGCTGCGCCTGTACCGCCAGCCCGAACTGCGCCGCCAACTGGCGGCCCAGGCCAGGGCCAGCGTGGCGCCGCTGCTGGACATGGACCGCATGCTCGACGGCTACCAACAGCTGTTTTCCCAGGTTTACCAGAACAAGGGCACTTTCCATGAATCCCAGCCTGCCTCTGAGCCGCTCTAA
- a CDS encoding glycosyltransferase family 4 protein, producing the protein MVVINARFLTQELRGVQRFAEQISLALQARRSDLVFVCPDRIQMHDSARRLNVQPVGRRTGHLWEQLDLPRYLHRHGSPLLVSLGGTGPLLYRNQIATHHDITYVRHPESYSWAFRTSYQLMTPLLLRNLKTLITVSEFSRTEISDHYGFPKDRIMVVPNAVGDEFQPGPPVQSRGGYLLAVSSPSAHKNFARMIQGFLRLKGHGRVQLRIVGAANAIFSDPQLERLASSDPRIRFLGRLSDQELITQYQGAAAFVFPSLYEGFGIPPLEAQACGCPVLAANAASMPEVLQSSALYFDPLDVEHITQAMHLALTNQCIRQQLRTLGLHNVSRFDWEHSAGLISDRIDALLAEQAPRRTPLPFNASIPK; encoded by the coding sequence ATGGTAGTTATCAATGCTCGCTTTCTGACCCAGGAGCTGCGCGGAGTGCAGCGTTTCGCCGAGCAGATCAGCCTGGCCTTGCAAGCCCGGCGTTCGGACCTGGTATTCGTGTGCCCCGACCGTATCCAGATGCACGACAGCGCCCGGCGCCTGAACGTGCAGCCCGTGGGCCGGCGTACCGGGCACCTGTGGGAACAGCTGGACTTGCCGCGCTACCTGCATCGCCACGGCTCGCCGCTGCTGGTATCGCTGGGGGGCACTGGGCCGCTGCTGTACCGCAACCAGATCGCCACCCACCACGACATTACCTACGTGCGCCACCCGGAAAGCTACTCATGGGCCTTTCGCACCAGCTACCAGCTGATGACTCCGCTGCTGCTGCGCAACCTGAAAACCCTGATCACCGTCAGCGAGTTTTCCCGCACGGAAATCAGCGACCACTACGGCTTTCCCAAAGACCGCATCATGGTGGTGCCCAACGCCGTGGGCGACGAATTCCAACCGGGGCCGCCGGTGCAATCACGCGGTGGTTATCTGCTGGCGGTGTCCTCGCCCAGCGCGCACAAGAACTTCGCCCGGATGATCCAGGGGTTTCTGCGGCTCAAGGGCCACGGCCGTGTTCAGCTGCGCATCGTCGGGGCGGCCAACGCGATTTTCTCCGACCCCCAATTGGAACGCCTGGCCAGCAGTGACCCACGCATCCGCTTCCTGGGCCGCCTCAGCGACCAGGAATTGATCACCCAATACCAGGGCGCCGCCGCGTTCGTGTTTCCCTCACTGTACGAGGGCTTCGGCATCCCGCCCCTGGAGGCTCAGGCCTGCGGCTGCCCGGTGCTGGCCGCCAATGCCGCGTCCATGCCCGAAGTGCTGCAGTCCAGCGCGCTGTATTTCGATCCGCTGGACGTGGAGCACATCACCCAGGCCATGCACCTGGCGCTGACCAACCAGTGCATCCGCCAGCAACTGCGCACCCTGGGGCTGCACAACGTTTCACGCTTCGACTGGGAACACTCGGCGGGGCTGATCAGTGACCGCATCGACGCCTTGCTGGCCGAGCAAGCCCCCAGGCGCACCCCACTTCCGTTCAATGCCAGCATCCCCAAATAA
- a CDS encoding glycosyltransferase family 4 protein: MKIAIIHDWLVTYAGAERVLSALLKIWPEADLFSVIDFLSDEDRAHLGGKHAQTTFIQHLPKARTRYQQYLPLMPLAIEQLDLSGYDLIISSSHAVAKGVLTGPDQLHISYVHSPIRYAWDLQHQYLNEAGLNHGLKSKVARMVLHYMRMWDQRTAAAVDEFIANSQFIGRRIDKAYRRPSTVIYPPVDTHGFDLQPVKQEYYLTTSRMVPYKRVPMIVEAFRAMPDKHLIVIGDGPEMDKCQALGATNVTLLGYQPFSALREYLRNAKGFVFAAEEDFGISPVEAQACGTPVIAFGRGGTLETVHGLDHDQPTGVFYHEQSVAAIIDGVREFECNAHRITPQACRENAERFSEQRFEREMRQFVESRWNQEHPPVAVPSPASAPRLSLAPALAVAAKPL, from the coding sequence ATGAAAATCGCAATCATCCATGACTGGCTGGTGACTTATGCAGGGGCCGAGCGAGTACTGTCGGCGCTGTTGAAGATCTGGCCCGAGGCCGACCTGTTCTCGGTCATCGATTTCCTCAGCGACGAAGACCGTGCCCACCTGGGCGGCAAACACGCCCAGACCACCTTCATCCAGCACCTGCCCAAGGCCCGTACTCGGTACCAGCAGTACCTGCCGCTGATGCCCCTGGCCATCGAGCAACTGGACCTGTCGGGCTACGACCTGATCATTTCCAGCAGCCATGCCGTGGCCAAGGGCGTGCTTACCGGCCCCGACCAATTGCACATCAGCTACGTGCACTCGCCCATCCGCTACGCCTGGGACCTGCAGCACCAGTACCTGAACGAAGCAGGGCTCAACCATGGCCTCAAGAGCAAGGTGGCGCGCATGGTCCTGCATTACATGCGCATGTGGGATCAGCGCACCGCCGCCGCGGTGGACGAATTCATCGCCAACTCGCAGTTCATCGGGCGGCGGATCGACAAGGCCTACCGGCGGCCCTCCACGGTGATCTACCCGCCAGTGGACACCCACGGCTTCGACCTGCAGCCCGTCAAGCAGGAGTATTACCTGACCACCTCGCGGATGGTGCCCTACAAGCGCGTGCCGATGATCGTCGAAGCCTTCCGGGCCATGCCTGACAAGCATCTGATCGTGATCGGCGATGGGCCGGAAATGGACAAATGCCAAGCCCTGGGCGCTACCAACGTCACCCTGCTGGGCTACCAGCCCTTCAGTGCCCTGCGCGAATACCTGCGCAACGCCAAGGGCTTCGTCTTCGCCGCCGAAGAAGACTTCGGCATCAGCCCCGTGGAGGCCCAGGCATGCGGCACCCCGGTGATTGCCTTTGGCCGCGGCGGCACCCTGGAAACCGTGCACGGGCTGGATCACGACCAGCCCACCGGGGTGTTCTACCACGAGCAGAGCGTGGCCGCGATCATCGATGGGGTGCGCGAGTTCGAGTGCAACGCCCACCGCATCACGCCCCAGGCCTGCCGTGAAAACGCCGAACGGTTTTCCGAACAACGCTTCGAGCGCGAGATGCGCCAGTTCGTGGAAAGCCGCTGGAACCAGGAACACCCGCCCGTCGCGGTGCCGTCACCGGCCAGCGCCCCGCGCCTGAGCCTGGCGCCGGCATTGGCCGTCGCCGCCAAACCTTTGTGA